A region from the Gossypium hirsutum isolate 1008001.06 chromosome A08, Gossypium_hirsutum_v2.1, whole genome shotgun sequence genome encodes:
- the LOC107953270 gene encoding heavy metal-associated isoprenylated plant protein 30 isoform X1, with product MASLIARALGSLLSVIAYCIYGYRGKKKSVSTNINYCNFNMPKGRPPLSLQTVDLKVRMCCTGCERIVKNAIYKLRGIDSVEVDLEMEKVTVIGYVDRNKVLKRVRRAGKRAEFWPYPDPPLYFTSTTEYFKDTTNEFRESYNYYRHGYNLGHRHGNIPMTHRGDDKVSNFFNDDNVNACCLM from the exons ATGGCTAGCTTAATTGCCAGAGCATTGGGCTCCTTATTATCGGTCATCGCTTACTGTATCTATGGCTACCGAGGCAAGAAGAAAAGCGTCAGCACCAACATCAATTACTGCAACTTCAACATGCCCAAGGGTCGACCACCACTTTCTTTGCAG ACTGTGGACCTCAAAGTTAGGATGTGCTGCACTGGTTGCGAGAGAATAGTGAAGAACGCCATTTACAAGCTTAGAG GGATAGATTCGGTGGAAGTGGACCTAGAAATGGAAAAAGTGACGGTGATCGGGTACGTTGATCGGAACAAGGTGCTGAAACGAGTGAGGAGGGCTGGAAAGAGGGCTGAATTCTGGCCCTACCCGGATCCTCCTTTGTACTTCACCTCCACCACCGAATACTTTAAAGACACAACAAACGAGTTCAGGGAGAGTTACAACTATTACAGGCATGGTTACAACCTGGGACATAGGCATGGCAACATTCCAATGACGCATCGTGGAGATGACAAGGTCAGCAACTTTTTCAACGACGACAATGTCAATGCGTGCTGCCTCATGTAA
- the LOC107953270 gene encoding heavy metal-associated isoprenylated plant protein 30 isoform X2: MASLIARALGSLLSVIAYCIYGYRGKKKSVSTNINYCNFNMPKGRPPLSLQTVDLKVRMCCTGCERIVKNAIYKLRDSVEVDLEMEKVTVIGYVDRNKVLKRVRRAGKRAEFWPYPDPPLYFTSTTEYFKDTTNEFRESYNYYRHGYNLGHRHGNIPMTHRGDDKVSNFFNDDNVNACCLM, from the exons ATGGCTAGCTTAATTGCCAGAGCATTGGGCTCCTTATTATCGGTCATCGCTTACTGTATCTATGGCTACCGAGGCAAGAAGAAAAGCGTCAGCACCAACATCAATTACTGCAACTTCAACATGCCCAAGGGTCGACCACCACTTTCTTTGCAG ACTGTGGACCTCAAAGTTAGGATGTGCTGCACTGGTTGCGAGAGAATAGTGAAGAACGCCATTTACAAGCTTAGAG ATTCGGTGGAAGTGGACCTAGAAATGGAAAAAGTGACGGTGATCGGGTACGTTGATCGGAACAAGGTGCTGAAACGAGTGAGGAGGGCTGGAAAGAGGGCTGAATTCTGGCCCTACCCGGATCCTCCTTTGTACTTCACCTCCACCACCGAATACTTTAAAGACACAACAAACGAGTTCAGGGAGAGTTACAACTATTACAGGCATGGTTACAACCTGGGACATAGGCATGGCAACATTCCAATGACGCATCGTGGAGATGACAAGGTCAGCAACTTTTTCAACGACGACAATGTCAATGCGTGCTGCCTCATGTAA